The following is a genomic window from Lysinibacillus sp. JNUCC-52.
TGGATAAAGTAATAGGTCGTATTCCTTGAACCTTGATTTGCACTGATTGCCCATCCACTACTTGGAACCTCAACCCATCTGACGGTGACATATGAATATGCGCTTGCGCAATAATCAACCCTTCTGTTAGTACTGCACTGCCTTTTGGCCCAATTAACGTAACAGGGCTGGAGCCTTTAATGTCTCCAGATACTCTTAATGGTGGCTTGACGCCGAGCTTCATCGCATCTGTCCAGCTAACTTCAACTTGTGTTAAAGTGCGTGCTGGACCTAATATGCGAACCCTTTCAATAGAGCCTTTCGGTCCCGCAATAACGACCGTTTCTTCAGCTGCAAATTGGCCTGGCTGTGACAGCTCAAACTTAGGTGTTAATTGATAGTTCTCGCCAAAAAGTTGCTCTACTTCTGCCTGTGCAAGGTGGACATGTCGCGCTGATACACCGATTGGAATTTTACCGTCGTCGTGTGGGGAAGGCTGATTTTTTAATACTTGCTGTAATACTTCTTCTACAATTTTTTGCACTAATTGTTCCTGCATCAAACCTCCTCCTTATGAAAATGTTTTAACAATTCTCCCCTGAGCTTGCTGTTGAATAAAGCCTGCATTCGCTTCATCTGTATCGATATGCATTTCTAAGCAAAAATCATTCGATACACGCACGACTACACCACGGAATGTTACAGGTCTTTCGCTTTCAACTACTACAGACACTAATTCATTATTGTGGACATCCAATGCTTGCGCATCTCCTTCTGTCATATGAATATGCGCCTGTGCAATAATAACTCCCTGCTCAATCATAATTGCTTGTTGTTGGTTAATTAATTTGATGCTTGCTGAATTTGCAATATCCCCCGATTGTCTCAAAGGAGGGGTTACTCCTAATTTCATCGCATCTGTTCGACTTATTTCCACTTGGGTTGCCGCTCTTACTGGTCCTAATATACGTACATTGTGAATAATACCTTTTGGTCCTTCTATGGAGACACGCTCATTCGCTGCAAACTGTCCTGGCTGCGAAAGGTCAAAATCTTTCGTTAACGTTGCGTTTGGACCAAACAATGCCTGCAAATCCTCTTCACTAACATGTACATGGCGAGCTGAAATGGCAACTGGAAATGCTTTAGATTTTATGTTCAAGCTAGCCACCTCTAAATCTAGTAACTTATTTTTCTTATGATAGACATCCATTGGTACTTACGCTTCTGCTTTTGGCAAGATTAATTCCAATTCGTTATGTGGGCGTGGAATTACATGAACAGAAAGCAGTTCTCCAACACGTTGCGCTGCTGCTGCACCTGCATCTGTAGCTGCTTTTACTGCGCCTACATCGCCTCGCACTAAAACCGTAACAATTCCGCCACCAACATGTACTTTCCCTACTAAATTAACACTCGCAGCCTTTACCATTGCATCCGCCGCTTCAATTGCTCCTACAAGACCTTTTGTTTCTACCATTCCTAATGCTGTACTCATTTGTCATTCCTCCAAATTATTTAGTTTGTAATGTGATTTGCTTTAATACTTGATCGACAATTTGTTGCACCACTTCTGTATCCAGTGATGGTGCTTGCGCCTTAATATTTTCTACTACTGGTTCAATTTCCAATTCCGGTTTTGGCACCTCTATATCTTTAATGCCATATGCCATGCGTTTTATATTCAATAAATGTCTAGCTGTAATATTATCGGACGTAATATTGCCCCCAAATGTACCACAGCCTAATGTAAAGGATGGGGCTAATCCAGTTGTTCCACCAACTGCGCCAATCGACGATAACGTGTTAACGACAATACGCGACACTGGTAAGTCGAGCGAAAACTGCTCTGCTAACGCTGCATTTTCCGTATGAATAGAACATGAATGACCGCGTCCTCCAATATTCAATAAATCAATCATCACTTGTTTTGCCTCTGTGCTGTCCTCTACTGTGTAGAACGCAAATATCGGTGAAAGCTTTTCTAGTGAAAATGGAATATTTTTACCGATCAGCGTCTCCAACCCAACAAGTACTTTCGTCTCTTCTGGCACGACAATACCGACTAAATTGGCCAAGCTCACT
Proteins encoded in this region:
- a CDS encoding phosphate propanoyltransferase, with the translated sequence MQEQLVQKIVEEVLQQVLKNQPSPHDDGKIPIGVSARHVHLAQAEVEQLFGENYQLTPKFELSQPGQFAAEETVVIAGPKGSIERVRILGPARTLTQVEVSWTDAMKLGVKPPLRVSGDIKGSSPVTLIGPKGSAVLTEGLIIAQAHIHMSPSDGLRFQVVDGQSVQIKVQGIRPITLSNVLIRVSERYRLEMHIDTDEANAGLIQQGALAEIINGQAIEAITVKERPLVVNQPPVKQSVYHFDKKLLSQVEVLEIEAQEIVVPKKTIVTALAYDKLRELNKKLTIRSE
- a CDS encoding phosphate propanoyltransferase translates to MDVYHKKNKLLDLEVASLNIKSKAFPVAISARHVHVSEEDLQALFGPNATLTKDFDLSQPGQFAANERVSIEGPKGIIHNVRILGPVRAATQVEISRTDAMKLGVTPPLRQSGDIANSASIKLINQQQAIMIEQGVIIAQAHIHMTEGDAQALDVHNNELVSVVVESERPVTFRGVVVRVSNDFCLEMHIDTDEANAGFIQQQAQGRIVKTFS
- a CDS encoding BMC domain-containing protein, with protein sequence MSTALGMVETKGLVGAIEAADAMVKAASVNLVGKVHVGGGIVTVLVRGDVGAVKAATDAGAAAAQRVGELLSVHVIPRPHNELELILPKAEA